In the genome of Macrobrachium rosenbergii isolate ZJJX-2024 chromosome 44, ASM4041242v1, whole genome shotgun sequence, the window TATGctaattattaacaaaaacaaaaccaaaacaataaataatatacacatcaAGTAATCATAACCATAAATGTAGTAACTGTTAAAAActagagaaatataaaatagataaaaaacactTACTTTCACTATAAGGTACTCCACACAGCTCCAGCAACTGCGGGTAACCTCTAGCTGAAGTTTTGCAGCAGACGTGGTATTTGTGTTTCCTTCGATCTGACGTCTTCCAGTGATCTCTTCCACTTTACAAAGTACTTCAGAAATGGTAAACTTTGTTATCTCTTGCTTTATATTAGTTGTGGACTCATCAAAGTAATGACACCACATGAATTCCAATAGAgtaatgccaaaaaatattttaaaatcactttTGTCAGACATAACTTTCTGACATAATATGAGCATTTCTGCAAACTGGCATTTAACTATTTGAGAAAATGCAGTTGTCTGAGCCAGGTGACCAAAAAGGCTGAGGTACAATGACATTATTTCAGTGTCTAAAGCAGAGCCAAAGTttctaaaattaataagaaatgacTGCATGACACAAGAAAAATGATCATGCATTTGTGAAAAACAAATTcctattacatttttatttcttgaatccTCTACAGTATCAATATAAATCTCCAGTATATTAATAAGTAATTTCAATACCCACATAAATTTCTGGTGATCAATATATGGCCTCTGATGACAATCTGACAGGAATGTATGCACTGGATGCCAAAAGTTATGACCACTGTCTGTTACATCAATGCTGCCATCAACATTAACTGATTTGTCAAGATGCAAACAAACTGCCAATGCAACATCTTCAGGAGGATCAACAAAATCCCTAGCCATGTTACACCCTAGGGATTCCCTTAGTATACTTTCAATCGCTGAAACACCACAAGACCTACCACTTTCTCCTTTAAACTTGTCTAAACTTTCAATTAAAACCTCCCATATAACTGTTCCTCGACACCAACTCTCCTTCCTCCTAAAATGTCTCACAATACTACAAAGCTGAATCAGAGAGGTTTCAAGGCTCATGTGCTTGACAATTGCCCTTATAAATGCACACTGACTAGCTGACCTTATACTCACCTCTTGAGTACTAAGGCAACCTTCAAATTTAACAAGTGCCTTTTTAACAATATCATAATTCCAAGAATGGGTGCTAGGAATTACTGCCAATCCACGCATAATGTAAAGCAAAGGAATTCCTCCCCAATTTCTACCATCAAATGTGTTCTCTAAAACAGACAGCATGAAATATTCAACACATCCTGAATCCATGTCAAGTATCATATTAGTAAGAAAATTACCATACTCTTCGCCTACTGAAGGCAGCAAATTAACAATGGgttgagaaaaatttatttcttgattataAAGAGAGTAATCACtcaaaacagtaattaaaatagAGTTTACAAATCCTAAAACTCCTTTAGCTACAGAAAATTCACACAGCTTCAGTTTTAATAGCTTCATGACTCCCCAAAACTTTATACTTTTATTGTCATGATCAAAGATCCTTTTGAAGACAGTTAGCATCCATGCAACATGAATGAGTTTTGAGGAAGTAGTCCCAATAAACTTATCCAATTTATCCAAAACAGGTCGTACCACATGTGACTGTTTTTCTTCTAAAGTCTCAAGCAACAAGAAAAAATCATTCCACGTGTTCTTTAGTTCTAACTTATGGGAATTATCCCAAAAGAAGTAAGAACATGTAATGTGAACAGATTGGCATGATAGACAAACATCAACAGCTCTCTTCAGAATAAACTGCGATATCTTTCTACTCAATGAATCAGGATGTATAAGGCCAAactgaataattacataaaacctATCATCATTCCTAATATTACTAAAAGTCTCTGAATCAAAGATGTAATCAGCCATAAAACACAGAATAAGGTAACCTGTAGCATTTACTTCCTCCTTGACAAAACCATCATCAacaatatgaaaattacaaaCAATACCCCAGAGTCTATTGATGACCAACTCATTCTCCATAAACGTTTCTAAGAAAGGACGAATTATGAGGTTAAGTAATAATGCTGTCACATCCAAATCATGTGATGACTGGATCATTGCTAGTGCTACCCCAATCACATTCATAACAtattcctttaattgtaaattattCATACATAGGAAATCACTGCCATTCACAAAATTTGTAAATATCAATGACACAAACTTTACTCTATACTGATAATTTTTGCCAAAGCTCTTTGAGTCACACTGAAGAAGATTTTCCCCAATTAAGTCAAATATTTGCTTGATAACAGATTTAATCTTTAATACAGGCAAAATTAAATCTGAGGAGCCTACTGATTCAACTGACACATTTCCTCCATGTGAAATCACCTTCTCCACTACAACCTTGATCAATTCAACTACTTTTGGAGCAAGTACTTCACAAGACTGAGGCTCATATTTACAGTTAAGTTTGGTTAAACTAGGAGTATTCAAGGGAGTCCCTTTACAGGAAGATGATCTAGCATCAGCAGAAATTTTCAAACCCTCAATTgcatgaaaattattgaaatgattTGGCAATTCAGCTTCTACATTTCCAGTAATTAGAGTTAATTGTGGATAGAGATAATTCTGTAGTATATCTGCATATGCACTCTGAAGGGATTCATCTTCATTGAAGccatgtttttcatttatgtccCAAGCCTTTATCAATGTTAATAAAGTCTCACAAGTTTTCACATCAATTtcttgtttgtaaacaaatttaCACAAGCATTCTATATAGGCTTCCTTAGGAAGAAGTCCTAGGCGAACTAACTCGATCACAACAGACATCATGTCAGTTTGGGCCTACACACAAATTGCATTTAGCATAGCCAATATTAAGCATTCAGAACAGGCTTAAAAAATAATCTCTGCTAGAACAGTACTTCATTTGCACTTGCATTAGGGATACCTTGCAAGTATATCTTATGAGCTTTAAGCCTAACCAATATTGGTCACCAGTTCTATAAATTCCTCTGGTAAGCATAACCTAGTTGGCCTAAGCTAGGCAAATATAAGCTACAAACCATACCATGGCCAAGCAAAGGCTAAATGAACCATAGTTTAGAACAAACCTACCCAAGGTAAACTTACACTACCTGGGCACACAAATAAATCCATTTACGAAAGGTGAGGGACGACCAAAAAGATCCTACCCAAAGATTTATAACTTGCAAGACGGAAGTCGCCAACAGAAATCCATCACCTACTTAAGGTTAGATTCTGCCCAACAGTGATTAGCCCAGAGACCTTCCAAAAGCGGGAGAGACTTCTACGTTACTGTAAATACACTAGAATCCAGACCTTCCCAGAACTTTTGACATTTCCAAATGATGAAATTTCTAGTCCTGCTGGCTTAGAACCAAGCGAAACGACATATGACCTGTCTTTTACCCTTCCACAGATTTGGCTTAGGCCTACAGGTAGGTCGTGACAAAAGACATGGCTAGGTAATGCATGGACCCGAAGTCAATGATCCTTTCACGAACTCGTGTATGAAACGTACCGGGTACGCATTCGCCTACCCTTTCACTCTGTGCCCAAGGTTAGCCTAATGGGTCAAGATAACCTCGTCATTAAGCTACCACACGCTAGATTTACTAGCTTTGACAGGATCTCTGCTACGCTAGTTTGAAATTATGTCTTTAGACAACACAGCTGgcatatttcatattataataCACGGGGATTACATAGTATTATAATTATACCTCCGAAAACACTATACTTAATTTGGGAAATTCAGTGACTGAGGGTGGTCGAGATATAAAACAGGGTGGTAGCGGTTCTGGGTCGAGACAAGAGCTGGTCAGCTGGAGGCTGTGAAGGAAATGCGTGTTTCTTACGTCAAACTCAAAATCGTCAGTCTAGAGCAACAGTTGTTTATTCTCTGTAACGGCACCTCCTCTACTCATAATTATCAGCTTTTATCAAGTTCCATGGGACTAAGCGAAGGTCTATAAAATTTAGTTATCCTTATACTTTACATGTACATTATGTTATAAAGTATCTAggacacaaacatttatattatttttaaccctctcggttttataaaaaaaaatctatgagtGCCCTCAGTTTACactctttaatttttaaaaccgATGTTTGCTGTCTGTAGGGCAACTTTAGCAAATTTTTTTACTCGGTATATTGAGTTTTGAGGTTTTAGGCACTGTACAATTCTAGGCTTATGTCATCCGTCTCAGCTCCGGACGTCCCatcttaagtttttatttactcatatacatacatgcattcattatacagtatatgtgtaaagtcaccacatcggcgccagcgtagtgtttcggcggcgccattaattaagtctccgctgagcatgttttctttggtgacttcccattttcttcaaactcaattagtcacgcctaaaacgtgccaggtcacgcatttttaatcatttttactttatgcgtatttatacaaatgtcacacattgtgtatcacatgtttcttcattcacatgcatcaagactgtatccatattgtagttctgtatgttttgtattgtaatttgtactcgttcactgcatattattgtttattgtttcgacctcaggtcacagtcaattccattgtctctcgcgggccggcgtcagtcggccgctatataaactgcccggatctgtaataaagttacgggctgctctagaagcaagagcccgtgctggcacaaggccagctaaatctaaaacaacgtAATAAAgcctacgggccaaacaagggaaaggcccgtgccaacacaagagttggcttaatacaatacaacaacaacgtaataaagtagcagtaacttttacctgctcgtttctttgacaccttacagatgtgtgtgtatatatatatatatatatatatatatatatatatatatatatatatatatatatatatatatatatatatatatataaaaaaatagctgAGCTGTGTGTGACAAATCGTACATACGTTCGTTTTACTGGTAAATCCAtgcccacccccgcccccgcccccgcgcgagattaatacaacataaaaggtcagtacggtatagccaacagagctcagctatttttaaccatataaataaccataaccacaggataaactggaatgcgatacatataatttatagcagcaatcaGGGGCatcatttcagaattttgattggtggggggggggggcaaaggcggtttggcgagcgaagcgagcctaatcacctggggttttttattttgagctatgtTATGTgatttttgaagcacataaaatagatagatagatagatggatagatataacttaatgtgatgacacatttgaatttcggtaggaataatggaaaaccagctgatgttacttcttggggcttggtgggatgagtgggggcaagttgaggcttggggggtcatcttgagtcttggggggcagttgcccccccAGCCCCcgctaaatgacgcccctggcagcaattgtcagttcaaaggccagatggtggaatcagccctgatcaaacaaagaaatacgatgaatttATCAGAAGGATCATGGGACtcacatattgtatataaaatcttcctccaaccagtgattaagaagattaagaagctatcaactagAGTGACATAACgggtgacctctggatttcttggtataaacaCCGCCTGTCCGTATTCCTTATTccattcatatacttgccagtagagggagacagttcggtctctgaaatatagcaataactttctacattttggcatttttatggggtccttctattagatatatatatacatataatatacatattatatatctatatattataaatatatatatatatatatatatatatatatatatatatatatatatatatatatatatatatataatatatatttaaaattatatatagcctatataatatatactgtatgtatatatgtatatgtatgtatgtatgtatatatatatatatatatatatatatatatatatatatatatatatatatatatccttctttcTTTCCCACCGTTAAGAggtcggttgcctgatgcgccttctccactgtcttctatcaaaggcatcatcctccaccaaacccctcctctccatatcttccttcactttttcTCGCCATCTAattttctgtctccctctcggtcttcttcctctaacaggttcttcccaagccctcttcactccctcctcgccatccatccttaacacatgtccataccatctcaatcgtgactctcttatcacctctgttatccTTATTAAGCCTGTTCtccttatttcatcattttccagtcTCTCAAGTAGCGATATTCCtataatccacctcagcattctcatctctgttttctcaatctttacttcctcttttcttcttagagcccatgtttccgatccatacattaacactggtcttatcactgtgctatatatattaacttttagctcgattggcattttcttatcacatacaactccagctacatctctccacttcccccacgctgcttttatcctactgttcacttcagcctcacatcctccctcttggcttaaagtagatcctaagtatttaaacttttccacctgttttataaTTGAGCCTCTTCTTTCctgtattactgttctgtctctATATTCCCTACTGCTCactaaaacctctgttttattcacattcaccctTTAGCCACCCCTCTCTAGAGACCCCTGCCACTCTCCAACCCTTCTCTGTAGGTCCCcctcatcttcagcagtaatcaccagGTCATCAGCATACAACTCCCACAACACTTAATTTCTGATCCCTTCATTCAACACATCcatgaccagcacaaacaaaaatggggttaatgctgacccctggtgtaatccaacCTAACTTCATAGTTTTCTGTTTCCCAAACTTCTGTTATTACTGTTGTGCTCGTTCTCCGATATATCATCTCGACCAGCCTAACCAACATTTCtgggctttcctcttcctcaaacacccaaaacatcacttctcttgggattcatatatacatacatacatatatgtgtatgtacatacgcatacatatatgtgtatatgtacatacgcatacatatatgtgtatatgtacatatatatatatatatatatatatatatatatatatatatatatatatatatatatatatatatatatatatatatataatatatataatatatataatatatataatatatataatatatataatatatataatatatataatatatatatatatatatatatatatatatatatatatatatatatatatatatatatatatatatatatatatatatatatatatatatatatatatatatatatatatatatatatatatatatatatatatatatatatataatatatatatatatatatatatatatatatatatatatatatatatatatatatatatatatatatatatatatatatatatatatatacatatatacacagacatatatttatatatatataaataaatatacattatatatatatatatatatatatatatatatatatatataatatatatatactgtatatgtatatatatatatatatatatatatatattataattatatatatatatatatatatataatatatatatatatatatatatatatatatatatatatatatatattatatatatatatatatatattatatatatatatatatatacatatacataaatacatacagatacattAACATTTTTTGCAGGGTAATATTAActaatgtttttccattttatttttgtgactaattacatctttaagaaaattgtttactaattttcaattattattaatgtaaacatattaatattaatgtaaacacagcaaaatatcattaaaatgttaaagtaaaatccctccaTACTGATCTATCATCATCACAATATgtagcgtataaaaaaaaaaccgtcccGACGTTTGTAATTGTTTTACTGATGTAGGCTAAACATAACTCACTCTCCATGATGACACGTTCTCGGCTGGAAGGGTTGGATGTAGCCGATCACACAGCTTGCAGCTcggatgtttgtgtatgtaccgtcatgtaatgagatttttttttctctctctctctctcactgagataagagatttttatgcatatgcaaCATGTATGTTTTGTCTAGTTTTATTGATAAATGTgacgttactttgtcattcatgttttcatattttccatgctatattGTAATTAAACTTTCTGCATTTCAGTAACTAGGTAACTTCAGTATacagtacccatatgatttacgtaatcttaaacttatttCTTATAATGTATACACCTTTTAGTTTAAGGTGTATACAGGGtatgataaaatgatttactaattttcaaataatattaacgtaaacatcaaaatattcattaatgaaaaatatagtaaaCCATGTAAGATTTCtgcacatttctttttttcccccatcTTTCAATTATGAAGTATTCCACTTAGGGGAGGGATGTAGGCCTAAATGTCAAAGCTTGATTTATTGATGCGAAGGGTAGCACCTGGCCAAACAGGGTCAGTCTCgctctcttcatttttataaattgtttaggTAAGTAACTTCACTTTCAATTTTATAAACTGTTTAATATTAAGTACTGTACTATATTgccaattatttttatgatttcatcttgtgtatctagattgtgtatggTATTCTCTTTTAATATGGCCCTCAGCTgtaatattacaattattatgGTTCCGACTTACGCCGAATTTCGACTTCCAAGCCATAGAAACAGATCTGTCATAACGCAGGGACTTTATACTCTTCCATCTTTTTATGCATTTCAACACCTAACTCAGAATCAGCTGTTACACAACTCATGGTAGTTCCTAGAGGCCTCTTTTCTGCAATCCTTCACAACTTCCTCCATTACTATGAGAAACAGTCCAGGACTTGCGATGTTCCTTCACGCACATCAACACATGCCTGTATGTCATGATGTTAAATTGACAAGTACAGTGGAGCCTATTCACCGTTATGGATTCGCAGCTTCACCTACTAGCGAacttctctgtggaacataaatACACATGTGGAAAATTTGccaattcactttatttttcatagaaaattatattcacaaattactgtacagtacatttagtctagaaaatatgaaaatacagtacagtactgtattttcatattttctaaactaaatgcactttttgtgataaaacttaaaatattcaggtataagcatttttagattttttgttgttgtttaccaaaatacgctctaaaaatgcttatacctaaatattttaatagttttatcataaaaattgcatttagtcatgaagatatgaaaaaccagtaatttgtgaatatttctataAGCAAAATACCGTGAAcaggcgaattttccatgaataaagtGCTTAtgtgttccaaagagaaatcagagaataggtgaagccgcaaatcTGGAACCGCGAATAGGCAGAAGTCCACTGTATAAGGTAAATGGATGCTAAACTGGCTTTCATGACAATTTTGATTGCATATTAAATACCTGAACTATGAAGGCACACGGTTAAATACTTTATTACAATTCTAAAGTGAATTTTACAGCATCACTTAACTGAATTGGTTTTAGAAACAATGGGAGGTCTCATGAAATACATGTTTGCAGTGCATGGACAATGGACACTAATCaggaaaaaatagtttaaccataAAACTGAGCTAAAATCTGTTCCCATAGGGTTCAGACTGATAATTCAGCACTTCATCACTGAatcgaactgaactgaatactgtatagaatttaggccaaaagccaagcgctgggaccaatgaggttattcagcgctgaaacagaaattgacaaggtttgaaaggcgtaacagggaaaacctcgcagttgcactatgaatctattgttagaagagggtggaaagttagatggaagagaatatgaaaggatatacagtaaaaggaacaaacagGGTTGTGGCTAAGGGGCAAAGGCACACtttaaagaacctcaagtaatgccttcagtccaccacataaggtgcactgatggcactaccccttacAGGATTTTAGTGTTATAATTGGTTAAGCCGAAGTAATTGAATTCACTCCATGTTCT includes:
- the LOC136829459 gene encoding probable methyltransferase TARBP1, translated to MMSVVIELVRLGLLPKEAYIECLCKFVYKQEIDVKTCETLLTLIKAWDINEKHGFNEDESLQSAYADILQNYLYPQLTLITGNVEAELPNHFNNFHAIEGLKISADARSSSCKGTPLNTPSLTKLNCKYEPQSCEVLAPKVVELIKVVVEKVISHGGNVSVESVGSSDLILPVLKIKSVIKQIFDLIGENLLQCDSKSFGKNYQYRVKFVSLIFTNFVNGSDFLCMNNLQLKEYVMNVIGVALAMIQSSHDLDVTALLLNLIIRPFLETFMENELVINRLWGIVCNFHIVDDGFVKEEVNATGYLILCFMADYIFDSETFSNIRNDDRFYVIIQFGLIHPDSLSRKISQFILKRAVDVCLSCQSVHITCSYFFWDNSHKLELKNTWNDFFLLLETLEEKQSHVVRPVLDKLDKFIGTTSSKLIHVAWMLTVFKRIFDHDNKSIKFWGVMKLLKLKLCEFSVAKGVLGFVNSILITVLSDYSLYNQEINFSQPIVNLLPSVGEEYGNFLTNMILDMDSGCVEYFMLSVLENTFDGRNWGGIPLLYIMRGLAVIPSTHSWNYDIVKKALVKFEGCLSTQEVSIRSASQCAFIRAIVKHMSLETSLIQLCSIVRHFRRKESWCRGTVIWEVLIESLDKFKGESGRSCGVSAIESILRESLGCNMARDFVDPPEDVALAVCLHLDKSVNVDGSIDVTDSGHNFWHPVHTFLSDCHQRPYIDHQKFMWVLKLLINILEIYIDTVEDSRNKNVIGICFSQMHDHFSCVMQSFLINFRNFGSALDTEIMSLYLSLFGHLAQTTAFSQIVKCQFAEMLILCQKVMSDKSDFKIFFGITLLEFMWCHYFDESTTNIKQEITKFTISEVLCKVEEITGRRQIEGNTNTTSAAKLQLEVTRSCWSCVEYLIVKTSLWESGELLNLRQDVETKTLSILLEGIAVAGRVNVLSVFRTCIELAQIIIEAYMWQDVVELLWKSSSEFKKCCDLYRSLMQCFSDLLFHHSILTKPEYADTIEKISQNLLVAAEGVQGIANHMARSLVLSLYKVKKEGLFFSTDGDCSASLIISEKVINLVLILARFGTVHRKQQKIIRDTITYIKSCPDMYSTSVLVEPTESDQQVRAVVLRFFLSLDKCNQEDRAVAVVVYKHLKQQYSQCIGDRRDFANSQKHRYKSRLLQVLMILLPLLSQEESCDALEWLCEGLIKNHQQPSVRYMQEWGVSLIIIHFPEFFCIFDKHLKQGTKERVGCVGSFLASLTHVACTSEDQHLLRQSIECVLPWCMAQHFNTRLYAQVSLRKIWQHCENKNITELLNEFRSVQHCLQFVAEQGNAMRNTLNMLNDFYFKVFHPLQHYTLQTILYDLPCLSMLSDDEWLAVESLLNVMDTSVLPVKSILPLYNEDKVLAESVPAPWVIKAVGEISPVDEQEVMENHRSNVQKKMTPWKSMMPELSSSLGLPNQKFSSQRRGSLIIVASLIDKTPNLGGLCRTCEVFSVKEYVVPSLAIQEDHNFNSLSLTAQQWVPMKEVKPEDLPRYLRELQREGYTLVAAEQTANSKLLSEYEFPERTVVILGNEREGIPCDLLQLLDVCVEIPQSGIIRSLNVHVSGALFVWEYTRQHLQKLVKR